A DNA window from Anastrepha ludens isolate Willacy chromosome 6, idAnaLude1.1, whole genome shotgun sequence contains the following coding sequences:
- the LOC128867667 gene encoding uncharacterized protein LOC128867667 isoform X3, whose amino-acid sequence MRTESISSGRHCSASAYATGAASVAAVSAAANMAAMPVVWCTDPNSVNKQPTAFALHGIQLQGNVTEKQVLALRELVNAAAEGRLILPADGTFVLLDSGISIESSIVKSGDDADADGNKENAADNIVANVTNGSCGEEKITKNTYILMPVATTKPQPSQEQHPTNLFSATTAAVAEQFDVIEEEKEEVLQAQEVLVSQFKDEEPEPKYSTFTPPSSNDGEEILYEFLCCAKCMNEMYASRYQASPTSATPTRMRYSSCQYSTDALAPKSNESRRALAAERLHRLLRTSGRACAFVDWGASVRPATGIKASESSMPLDDPVYSIANKYTRRYQRKYCLNSASALAARNRQNRRKLPMQSVKIFHNRSIAITNVGSCSGGSGGSSVSNNRNNKIGCAPLSTILSLPAYATVNKNKISNEATTQSNSGAMLAEECNEQMGRSGRNQTRLGTEVEVDNFEAPRMQTVVNAVVEDDIQRHSLRDKLTNCDTPMEEVVSTEVVKDLISFDDDDNDNAELRTANDNVCGPSRKFVCESKTFDLLCAPNKELTPSAIIASDHDRDADTNDCNLPLSTHALCMQISESAESAAYPTTNTVDTSIAAAAAAAETQATVAGQSHSNNSSRKTSFDSTCTISSMDSGFIEMQNKLESSLQSAAGALLFAAAATSSSAANVRPSIAQIFDDVTNVAGAENATSPGCGNAKHEALSTGEPCDAPEKIARLNYKECLTQSRNRRKSYEEFKAMFAAAAYMEGANNAASEICARRKASQVRSGSCCEKETQSGASMTTLAAATTTAATMSNALESISEQVVTKAEGECRQPGDGGTSGVVAGMMPIAGSKLASHSNVAAAAINELNTFAMNVNSDAKPDCVNKFAVSIAEMNTTDVSASLTAPSASALATATTRTSASTIQRRPTTEILRKNSDFLSQILDQKLLAAKEKEKAHIRRKSYEEFKRLVRDCEAMDMTEKSSEAAKSATALSATPFKRQNSRHSKSYASFLLMRRNSLKEQQKVAAAAMTTTNCTANVEPLLERSDDVATEAQLQSSNRAIVPSATAPINKGIDSCSGNNYRRNFKIYDKLVYGTIYDIIQRKNDIYNLTYHKYDKYMTYGTIYEILHRKTSQASSTTSSVTSAGDFFQRKSLSAILEKDGGLTGHEKKEHTSKAEKDKHKEGKEKHKSLKPTMIYDIIQKQQHQQQGQSIEVHAAIGSSASVPNGAISTANSASSSTLLGSGRKYGTIYDILQMEKSDTSTATAVLSAAHPESKNRFIVSKIDETAVMETSTASGVNTHQPIENPVKNAGYTASNAKKSQSDNAAHCDSQKSAKPSKPNKMRRLSNILSYSKQHTKSEKSASNERIDEQPEPPADSRDIEDASKSKHVLHKRRVGLSQLLPLDSEELYARIIAQSRGATSTAGKLGIGGAPIMKSSSLDGISAAAAALVSPPATPSPPSPRRSLKQHNCLHLGVTSAQRRLVKKLSLDSFEASAARQDRSPIRRWSNQMPIKCNCMPAGDSREGSPVSLASSNEDLCACPSIVIESTAQQWQQQRQPHHFSHHHHQPLQHKHTCPNFLIFTSNTTTTTETQASQVATLLPSPTSSTCVGNADCACASLDNFKNFRLNAPLSIKTNANNSSKVATPAAPTKGGGSSALALTKNAKSRRLSEFTRGEFLNEKP is encoded by the exons ATGCGCACTGAAAGTATTTCGAGCGGACGACACTGCAGCGCATCCGCATACGCAACTGGAGCGGCATCCGTTGCAGCAGTATCAGCTGCAGCAAATATGGCAGCCATGCCAGTCGTCTGGTGCACAGATCCAAATTCAGTAAATAAACAACCCACAGCTTTCGCGCTTCATGGCATTCAATTGCAGGGTAACGTGACAGAGAAACAAGTATTGGCGCTGCGCGAATTGGTGAATGCCGCCGCTGAGGGTAGACTGATACTACCTGCTGATGGCACTTTTGTGTTGTTAGACAGCGGCATTAGTATTGAGAGTTCAATAGTGAAAAGCGGTGATGACGCCGATGCCGATGGCAATAAAGAAAATGCAGCGGATAATATTGTTGCAAATGTGACAAATGGCAGCTGTGGAGAGGAGAAAATTACAAAGAACACCTACATTCTTATGCCCGTGGCAACAACCAAACCTCAGCCATCGCAAGAACAACACCCAACAAATTTGTTCAGCGCTACCACAGCAGCCGTTGCAGAGCAATTTGATGTTATCGAAGAAGAGAAAGAAGAAGTGTTGCAAGCGCAGGAAGTTCTAGTATCGCAGTTTAAAGATGAGGAGCCCGAGCCGAAATACTCCACATTCACGCCGCCTAGCTCGAATGACGGCGAAGAAATACTATACGAATTTCTCTGTTGTGCGAAATGTATGAATGAAATGTACGCGTCCAGGTATCAAGCGTCTCCGACAAGCGCTACGCCTACACGCATGCGGTATAGTAGTTGCCAGTATTCCACAGACGCGCTTGCGCCAAAGAGCAATGAAAGCCGGCGCGCTTTAGCTGCAGAACGACTACATCGATTACTCAGGACTTCCGGTCGCGCCTGCGCCTTCGTTGATTGGGGCGCATCAGTCAGGCCAGCGACTGGTATAAAGGCCAGTGAATCGTCAATGCCATTAGATGATCCTGTATACAGTATTGCCAATAAGTACACGCGCCGGTATCAACGCAAATATTGCCTTAACTCTGCCTCGGCATTAGCCGCACGTAATCGACAAAATCGTCGCAAATTACCAATGCAAAGCGTAAAAATCTTTCATAATCGTAGCATTGCAATCACAAATGTTGGTAGTTGTAGTGGAGGTAGTGGGGGCAGTAGTGTAAGCAATAACCGAAACAATAAAATCGGCTGCGCTCCACTGTCAACGATATTATCATTACCTGCTTATGCGACggtgaacaaaaataaaatcagcaaTGAAGCGACGACACAGTCAAATAGTGGAGCGATGTTAGCAGAGGAATGCAACGAACAAATGGGGAGAAGTGGCAGAAACCAGACAAGGCTGGGAACGGAGGTAGAGGTAGACAATTTTGAAGCGCCGAGAATGCAGACGGTAGTCAACGCGGTGGTGGAAGATGACATACAAAGGCATTCTCTTCGTGATAAGCTAACGAACTGTGATACACCAATGGAAGAGGTAGTCTCTACTGAAGTAGTTAAAGATCTAATTAGTTTCGACGACGATGATAATGATAATGCTGAGTTGAGGACAGCAAACGACAATGTATGCGGTCCGTCGCGAAAATTCGTTTGCGAATCAAAGACCTTCGATTTGTTGTGCGCACCGAACAAAGAGCTGACACCGTCAGCCATCATAGCCAGCGATCACGATCGTGACGCCGACACCAACGACTGCAACCTTCCACTATCAACACATGCGCTTTGCATGCAAATTAGCGAATCAGCCGAATCCGCGGCCTACCCAACGACTAACACTGTCGACACCAGtatagctgctgctgctgctgctgctgagaCTCAAGCCACGGTAGCTGGGCAATCGCACAGTAATAATTCGAGTCGAAAAACGAGTTTCGATTCAACTTGCACCATCAGTTCAATGGATTCTGGTTTCATTGAGATGCAGAATAAATTGGAGAGCTCGTTGCAGAGTGCTGCTGGCGCTTTACTGTTTGCCGCTGCTGCCACATCCTCATCAGCTGCGAATGTGCGGCCATCAATTGCGCAAATCTTCGATGATGTCACCAATGTGGCAGGTGCCGAAAATGCCACTTCACCAGGGTGTGGTAATGCTAAGCATGAAGCATTGAGCACTGGCGAGCCTTGTGATGCGCCAGAGAAGATCGCGCGTCTCAACTACAAAGAGTGCCTTACCCAGTCACGCAACCGGCGCAAGTCCTACGAAGAATTCAAGGCAATGTTTGCCGCAGCAGCATATATGGAAGGAGCAAACAATGCGGCGTCGGAAATATGCGCACGTCGCAAAGCGTCGCAAGTACGTAGTGGCAGCTGTTGTGAAAAGGAAACACAATCCGGCGCGTCAATGACAACgctagcagcagcaacaacgacGGCGGCAACAATGTCGAATGCATTAGAATCGATATCAGAACAGGTTGTAACCAAAGCGGAGGGGGAGTGCCGCCAGCCTGGTGATGGTGGTACTAGTGGAGTAGTGGCTGGTATGATGCCAATTGCCGGGTCCAAACTTGCCAGTCACAGTAACGTCGCCGCTGCTGCTATCAACGAGTTGAACACATTTGCTATGAATGTGAATAGCGACGCGAAACCGGATTGTGTAAACAAGTTTGCGGTGAGCATTGCTGAAATGAATACTACTGACGTGTCCGCCTCACTGACCGCACCATCAGCGTCTGCGTTAGCGACGGCGACGACGAGGACGTCGGCGTCTACAATACAACGTCGGCCAACCACAGAAATTTTGCGTAAGAATTCCGATTTTCTATCGCAAATACTCGATCAAAAGCTGCTAGCGGCCAAAGAGAAAGAAAAAGCGCACATACGTCGCAAATCATATGAAGAGTTCAAACGTTTGGTGCGCGATTGCGAAGCAATGGATATGACAGAAAAATCCAGTGAAGCTGCAAAAAGTGCAACCGCTCTGTCGGCAACGCCATTTAAACGCCAAAATTCGCGGCATAGTAAAAGTTACGCGTCATTTTTGCTTATGCGCCGCAATTCGttaaaagaacaacaaaaagtgGCAGCTGCCGCAATGACTACTACAAACTGCACTGCCAACGTTGAGCCACTACTTGAGCGTAGCGATGATGTTGCCACCGAAGCGCAACTACAAAGCAGCAATAGAGCCATAGTACCGTCTGCAACAGCGCCTATCAACAAAGGTATCGATAGTTGCAGTGGCAATAATTATAGACGTAACTTTAAGATCTATGATAAGCTAGTTTACGGCACCATTTATGACATAATACAACGTAAAAATGACATTTACAACCTGACATACCATAAATATGACAAATATATGACATACGGCACCATTTATGAGATTCTACACCGCAAGACGTCGCAAGCATCCTCTACCACGTCGTCGGTCACAAGCGCGGGCGATTTCTTTCAACGCAAAAGTCTGTCTGCTATTTTGGAAAAAGATGGCGGTTTGACTGGGcatgaaaaaaaagaacataCTTCTAAAGCAGAAAAGGACAAACACAAAGAAGGCAAGGAAAAACACAAGTCATTAAAGCCAACAATGATTTACgatattatacaaaaacaacagcaccaaCAACAGGGACAAAGTATTGAAGTTCATGCTGCCATAGGGAGTAGCGCTAGCGTTCCAAATGGGGCCATCTCGACCGCAAATTCTGCTTCCTCGTCCACACTTTTGGGTAGTGGTCGCAAATATGGCACGATTTATGATATTTTACAAATGGAGAAATCAGATACCAGCACAGCTACAGCTGTCCTATCTGCGGCGCACCCAGAATCCAAGAATCGTTTTATTGTCAGTAAAATTGATGAAACTGCTGTCATGGAGACATCAACAGCTAGTGGCGTCaatacgcaccaacccatagaAAACCCTGTCAAAAATGCGGGTTACACAGCATCCAACGCAAAAAAGTCGCAAAGCGACAATGCCGCCCATTGTGATTCGCAAAAATCTGCGAAACCATCGAAGCCAAATAAAATGAGAAGACTGTCTAATATATTGTCCTATAGTAAGCAACATACAAAGTCTGAGAAGTCGGCAAGCAACGAACGCATCGATGAACAACCAGAGCCGCCAGCTGATTCACGTGACATTGAAGACGCGTCCAAATCAAAGCATGTGCTGCACAAACGCCGTGTTGGCTTGTCGCAGCTATTGCCGCTGGACAGTGAAGAATTATATGCGCGTATTATTGCACAAAGTCGCGGCGCCACCTCAACTGCTGGCAAGCTGGGGATCGGCGGCGCTCCTATTATGAAATCCAGTTCACTAGATGGCATCTCGGCGGCAGCGGCCGCTTTGGTCTCGCCACCTGCCACACCTTCGCCACCCTCACCACGCCGCAGCCTCAAGCAACATAATTGTTTACATCTTGGTGTAACGTCTGCACAGAGACGGCTCGTCAAAAAACTGTCTCTAGATAGCTTCGAAGCGAGTGCGGCACGCCAGGATCGCTCGCCAATACGACGCTGGTCCAATCAAATGCCTATCAAATGTAACTGCATGCCTGCGGGTGACTCGCGTGAAGGTTCGCCGGTTTCGTTGGCGAGCAGCAATGAAGATTTGTGCGCATGCCCGTCTATTGTCATAGAATCGACTGCACAACAATGGCAACAACAACGCCAACCACACCACTTTAGTCATCACCATCACCAGCCACTGCAACACAAGCATACGTGCCCAAATTTCTTGATATTCACAtcgaatacaacaacaacaacggaaaCACAAGCATCACAAGTCGCAACGCTTCTACCATCGCCTACGTCGTCTACTTGTGTCGGTAATGCCGATTGTGCTTGCGCGTCACTggataattttaaaaacttcagACTCAATGCACCGTTGAGTATTAAAACGAATGCCAACAATAGCAGCAAAGTTGCGACGCCCGCAGCACCAACGAAGGGCGGTGGTAGTTCAGCGCTGGCGTTGACCAAGAACGCCAAGTCGCGCCGCTTGTCGGAATTTACGCGCGGTGAATTTCTAAACGAAAAACC GTAA